Genomic segment of Dehalococcoidia bacterium:
TCGGACCGCAAGGAACGCGAGCTGGTGCTGGGCCCCACCCACGAAGAGGTGGTCACCGACATGGCATCCCGCAACGTGCAGAGCTACCGCGACCTGCCCTTCACCCTCTATCAGATACAGACCAAGATGCGCGACGAACCCCGCCCTCGCGGCGGCCTCATCCGCGTGCGCGAGTTTACCATGAAGGACGCCTACAGCTTCGACGCGTCGGAAGAGGGTCTGGACGTCATCTACAAGAAGATGGTGCAGGCGTATAAAAACATCTTCAAACGCTGCGGCCTGCCTGCCATACTCATCGAGGCTGACTCAGGAGCCATCGGCGGCAAGGACTCACAGGAGTTCATGGCCGTCACCGAGATTGGCGAGGACGAAATAATACTCTGCGACGCCTGCGGGCTGGGTGCCAACGTGGAGAAGGCCGTGAGTGTCAAGCCTAAGGCGGAGTGCAACCCCGCCCTCGACATGGAAGAGGTAGCCACACCCGGCAAGGAGACCATCGAGGACGTGGCGGCCTTCCTTAAGGTCAAGCCCGCGCAGACGCTCAAGGCGGTCTTCTACAGCGCCGACGGCGGGCTGGTCTTCGCCATCATCCGCGGCGACCTGGAGGTCAACGAGGTCAAGCTCAAGAAGGTGCTGCGCGCCGCCGACCTGCGCCTGGCGACGGATGCGGAGGTCAGGGCCAAAGGTATCGTGCCCGGCTCGGCCTCGCCCGTGGGCATCCTGGGCTTGCGCGTGGTGGCCGACGAGTCGGTAAGCTCCGGCGCCAACTTCGTGGCGGGAGCCAACAAGCAGGGCAGACACCTGAGGAACGTCAACTACCCGCGCGACTTCAAGAGCGAAATCGTGGCCGATATATCCAAGGCGCGGCCTGGAGATGCCTGCCCCGCCTGCGGGGGCGCTTTACGCAGCGTGCGCGGTATGGAGGTAGGCCACGTCTTCAAGCTGGGCACATCCATCAGCGACAAGCTGGGGGCCACTTTCGTGGACGAGAGCGGCGCTTCACACCCCATCATCATGGGCTGCTATGGCATAGGCATCGGGCGGCTGATGGCGGCCGTCATCGAGCTCAACCACGACGATAAAGGCATCATCTGGCCGAAATCGGTCGCGCCTTTCCAGATTTATCTCTGCCCGCTGTATATGGACAACGCCGAGGTGGTCAAGCAGGCGGACAGCTTGTATAACGAACTGAGCGGTATGGGCATCGAGGTGCTTTACGACGACAGGACCGAGTCGCCCGGCGTGAAATTCAACGATGCCGACCTGCTGGGCATCCCCGTGCGCATCACCGTCAGCCCGCGCAGCCTGGAAAAGGGCAGCGTGGAAGTAAAACTGCGCAGCGAGAAGAAGGCGGAGCTGGTGGGGCTGGGGGAGGCGATAGCCAGAGTCAAGGCGCTACTGGAGGGATAACCCCCTTGTCATGCTGGAGTCCGCCTGAGGCGGACGAAGCATCTGGTGGGAAGGGGAGATGTCCCCACCCCAGATTCTTCGGCCATCCATTATGGCCTCCGGAATGACAAAAAGAGAAAAAGGCGGAACTGGTGGGGTTGGGGGAGGCCATCACAAAGGTCAAAGCACTGCTGGAGGGGTAACCCCCACTTGTCATGCTGGAGTCCGCTGGAAGCGGGCGAAGCATCTGGCGGGATGGGTATAAACACCCTTCCTCAGATTCTTCGGCCATCCTTTATGGCCTCCGGAATGACAACACGTTCCAACCCGCGACAAAACCCCCTCGCCACCCCCAATTTTTTGTGCTAACATTCTGTAATACCTACAGCGGATGTGAAAAATACCCTCCCCGCAATTACCAATTGAATACGGGCAAAAAAGAGCCGAATTGCGCAAAAAGAGGCAAAACCTCACGCCTGACGTGCGAAAACAAAAAACAATTCCCCATGCGTAAATTATGCCTGAGTAAAAGGGTTTGTTTCCCAAAAAAATATTTTACCGGGAAACAAAAACGAATCGTCGTTCCAACGGTACGACGGCCACTCACAGCCAAAGCTAATTTTGAGCATAGTCGTTTCCGAAAATAGGGGTTTAAAACGAAAACGAATCAGTGGAAAATCTTTTTCTCAACCCGTCTCTCCCCTTCTTAAGGGGAGATTAAGAGGGATTTGAGAGTTTGTGTACAATAAGAATCCCCCTGAATCCCCCTTTTCCAAATGGGGAAATAATGAGGATCCTCTCCCGTCGAGGTCGTGTAGGGGCGAGGCATGCCTCGCCCATCGTTGTTTCCTCTCACATCAAGGGAGAAATGGATTCATAGAGATTGCTTCGACTGCGTGGCAGTCTCGCAACGACGAGGGGAGTTACGCCCTCAGCGCCGCCCCAAGCTCGGTTTGCAGCTTCTTG
This window contains:
- a CDS encoding proline--tRNA ligase; the encoded protein is MRISQLFGKRLREIPSEADTESHRLLLRAGMISQLVAGVYSYMPLALRTLRKIENIVRDEMNQTGAQEVQMPSLQPVELWQKSGRDVAMGQTLFHLSDRKERELVLGPTHEEVVTDMASRNVQSYRDLPFTLYQIQTKMRDEPRPRGGLIRVREFTMKDAYSFDASEEGLDVIYKKMVQAYKNIFKRCGLPAILIEADSGAIGGKDSQEFMAVTEIGEDEIILCDACGLGANVEKAVSVKPKAECNPALDMEEVATPGKETIEDVAAFLKVKPAQTLKAVFYSADGGLVFAIIRGDLEVNEVKLKKVLRAADLRLATDAEVRAKGIVPGSASPVGILGLRVVADESVSSGANFVAGANKQGRHLRNVNYPRDFKSEIVADISKARPGDACPACGGALRSVRGMEVGHVFKLGTSISDKLGATFVDESGASHPIIMGCYGIGIGRLMAAVIELNHDDKGIIWPKSVAPFQIYLCPLYMDNAEVVKQADSLYNELSGMGIEVLYDDRTESPGVKFNDADLLGIPVRITVSPRSLEKGSVEVKLRSEKKAELVGLGEAIARVKALLEG